A single region of the Solwaraspora sp. WMMD791 genome encodes:
- a CDS encoding helix-turn-helix transcriptional regulator, protein MDRAGLADFLRRRREALRPADVGLTAGARRRTPGLRREEVAALTGMSADYYVRIEQRRGPQPSEQMLAALARTLRLTADERDHLYRLAGHNVPRRTPEDSHVAPALLRVLDRMADTPALILSSLGETLVANRLAVSIFGDPAARTGLARSDVYRWFTDPATRMVYPPDHHDRQARSLVASLRVAYGAAGPRSRAGELVRALSAVSDEFRELWERHEVARRFADHKTLVHPEVGDIEVDCQALFTEDQAQALLVLTPRPGSAAEDKIRLLAVLGSQDFAVTDR, encoded by the coding sequence ATGGACCGAGCTGGCCTGGCCGATTTTCTCCGCCGCCGCCGCGAGGCGCTGCGCCCAGCCGATGTCGGGCTGACGGCCGGTGCGCGACGGCGTACTCCGGGGCTGCGCCGCGAGGAGGTCGCGGCACTGACCGGGATGTCGGCCGACTACTACGTACGGATCGAGCAGCGCCGTGGGCCGCAGCCGTCGGAGCAGATGCTCGCCGCGCTGGCCCGTACGTTGCGGTTGACCGCTGACGAACGGGACCACCTGTACCGGCTGGCTGGACACAACGTGCCTCGGCGTACCCCTGAGGACAGCCACGTCGCGCCGGCGCTGCTGCGGGTGCTGGACCGGATGGCGGACACCCCGGCGCTGATCCTGTCGTCGCTCGGCGAGACGCTGGTGGCGAACCGTCTGGCGGTGTCGATTTTCGGTGACCCGGCGGCACGGACCGGGCTGGCCCGCAGCGACGTCTACCGGTGGTTCACCGACCCGGCGACCCGGATGGTGTATCCGCCCGACCACCACGACCGGCAGGCTCGCAGCCTGGTCGCTTCGCTGCGGGTGGCGTACGGCGCGGCCGGCCCGCGCTCGCGGGCCGGCGAGCTGGTGCGGGCTCTGTCGGCCGTCTCGGACGAGTTCCGTGAGCTCTGGGAACGGCACGAGGTCGCCCGCCGGTTCGCCGACCACAAGACCCTGGTACATCCAGAGGTCGGCGACATCGAGGTGGACTGCCAGGCGCTGTTCACCGAGGACCAGGCGCAGGCGTTGCTGGTGCTCACGCCCCGGCCGGGCAGCGCGGCCGAGGACAAGATCCGGCTGCTCGCCGTACTGGGAAGTCAGGATTTCGCGGTGACCGACCGCTGA
- a CDS encoding DegT/DnrJ/EryC1/StrS family aminotransferase, translating into MLAYGQPCLDESDAAAVADAVRTGWLTAGPTVRRFEAALGARLGGVGCVSVSSGTAALHTAYAAVGLRPGDEVITTPLTFVATAATAALHGARVVFADVEETTGNLDPAAVAAAVTSRTRVVTAVDYAGHPAEYEQLRKVSAEAGAVLVDDAAHAIGSTYRGVPVGALADLTTFSFYPTKNLTTGEGGAVTGTDPELLDRVRRFASHGMVRDPQRLRAPDEGGWHQEVHSFGLNYRLSDVLCGLGLNQLARLPRFTARRARLAGRYGQLLADLPGLRLPEQRPWVEPVWHLYPVRVRDGRRREVYDRMRAAGIGVQVNYLPVYRHPVFADLGYRRGECPTAEAYYAEELSLPIHPELSDPDQDRVVDALRTILG; encoded by the coding sequence ATGCTCGCCTACGGACAGCCCTGCCTCGACGAGTCCGACGCCGCCGCGGTCGCCGACGCCGTCCGCACCGGATGGCTGACCGCCGGACCGACCGTCCGTCGGTTCGAAGCCGCACTCGGTGCCCGCCTCGGCGGAGTCGGCTGCGTCAGCGTCAGCTCCGGCACCGCCGCGCTGCACACCGCGTACGCCGCCGTCGGCCTGCGCCCCGGCGACGAGGTGATCACCACGCCGCTGACCTTCGTGGCGACGGCGGCCACCGCCGCGCTGCACGGCGCCCGGGTGGTCTTCGCCGACGTGGAGGAGACCACCGGCAACCTCGACCCGGCCGCCGTCGCGGCGGCGGTGACGTCGCGGACCCGGGTGGTCACCGCCGTCGACTACGCCGGCCACCCCGCCGAGTACGAACAGCTGCGCAAGGTGTCCGCCGAGGCGGGGGCGGTCCTCGTCGACGACGCCGCGCACGCGATCGGGTCGACGTACCGGGGGGTGCCGGTCGGCGCGTTGGCCGACCTGACGACCTTCTCGTTCTACCCGACCAAGAATCTCACCACGGGGGAGGGCGGCGCGGTGACCGGCACCGACCCGGAGCTGCTGGACCGGGTACGCCGGTTCGCCAGCCACGGCATGGTGCGCGACCCGCAGCGGCTGCGTGCACCCGACGAGGGTGGCTGGCACCAGGAGGTGCACAGTTTCGGGCTGAACTACCGACTCTCCGACGTGCTGTGCGGGCTCGGGCTCAACCAGCTGGCCCGTCTGCCGCGGTTCACGGCCCGCCGGGCACGGCTGGCGGGCCGCTACGGGCAGCTGCTCGCCGACCTGCCGGGGCTGCGGCTGCCCGAGCAGCGGCCCTGGGTCGAGCCGGTCTGGCACCTCTACCCGGTGCGGGTCCGCGACGGCCGCCGCCGCGAGGTCTACGACCGGATGCGGGCGGCCGGCATCGGCGTACAGGTCAACTATCTGCCGGTGTACCGGCATCCGGTCTTCGCCGACCTCGGCTATCGGCGCGGCGAGTGCCCGACGGCGGAGGCGTACTACGCCGAGGAGTTGTCGCTGCCGATCCACCCGGAGCTGTCCGACCCCGACCAGGACCGGGTGGTCGACGCGTTGCGGACCATCCTGGGCTGA
- a CDS encoding oligosaccharide flippase family protein: MAGRPPVIRSRRSTLALLTGSSAVQLGSNMVAALLASAVLGPHGRGLMVLGVSTAGIVPLLAGLGTGPQLRAAYPSTPADVRRRDLIASYTWWSVAAVGIAAVTAVAVSAACAPLIDPGLADPRYLLALAVLTCGYVAHTQLPDSWYAAGGFRNGSLWAITTTVGGTAGLLVAVAVAPAVWTLLAGQGLGMLAAVTVQVTRLRAAGLLSFAPPTRGDLAALLRQGVRALGLTLGLALTLRLDRYVLGAITGAATVGVYSVASTLGQLPRMVPTAIGQLVNRDAALADGPLRPVRAVATTAVAVVATGAVTTALGWLVIVPLLGPQFVGARPLLLVLVVAEIAFVPYAVASRALLGAGRMGAVGAFGLLWSAAAVLLFVVAVGLWDALGAALACVTLYAGLSVSSWWLLTRRLTRRPAAEPAGALPQPAPLTRV, from the coding sequence GTGGCGGGCCGACCCCCGGTGATCCGCAGCCGGCGGTCCACCCTCGCCCTGCTGACCGGCTCCAGCGCCGTCCAACTGGGCAGCAACATGGTGGCGGCACTGCTGGCCAGCGCGGTGCTCGGCCCGCACGGACGCGGCCTGATGGTGCTCGGCGTCTCCACCGCCGGCATCGTGCCGCTGCTCGCCGGCCTGGGCACCGGTCCACAACTGCGGGCGGCGTACCCGTCGACCCCGGCCGACGTACGCCGACGCGACCTGATCGCCAGCTACACCTGGTGGTCGGTGGCGGCGGTCGGCATCGCCGCTGTCACCGCCGTCGCCGTCTCGGCGGCCTGCGCGCCGCTGATCGACCCGGGCCTGGCCGACCCCCGCTACCTGCTCGCCCTGGCCGTGCTGACCTGCGGCTACGTCGCCCACACCCAACTGCCCGACAGCTGGTACGCCGCCGGCGGGTTCCGCAACGGCAGCCTGTGGGCGATCACCACCACCGTCGGCGGAACCGCCGGGCTGCTCGTCGCCGTGGCCGTCGCCCCGGCCGTCTGGACCCTGCTGGCCGGCCAGGGCCTCGGTATGCTCGCGGCGGTCACCGTCCAGGTGACCCGGCTGCGCGCCGCCGGCCTGCTGAGCTTCGCGCCGCCGACCCGTGGCGACCTGGCCGCCCTGCTCCGCCAAGGGGTCCGGGCGCTCGGCCTCACCCTCGGACTGGCGCTGACGCTACGACTCGACCGGTACGTGCTCGGTGCGATCACCGGTGCGGCGACGGTCGGCGTCTACTCGGTGGCGTCCACCCTCGGCCAACTGCCCCGGATGGTGCCCACCGCCATCGGCCAGCTCGTCAACCGCGACGCCGCGCTCGCCGACGGCCCGCTGCGCCCGGTACGGGCGGTGGCGACGACCGCGGTCGCCGTCGTCGCCACCGGCGCGGTGACGACCGCACTCGGCTGGCTGGTGATCGTGCCACTGCTCGGCCCGCAGTTCGTCGGTGCCCGGCCGCTGCTGCTGGTCCTCGTCGTCGCCGAGATCGCGTTCGTGCCGTACGCGGTGGCCAGCCGGGCACTGCTCGGCGCCGGCCGGATGGGCGCCGTCGGCGCGTTCGGTCTGCTCTGGAGCGCGGCAGCGGTGCTGCTGTTCGTCGTCGCCGTCGGGCTGTGGGATGCGCTCGGGGCGGCCCTGGCCTGCGTCACGCTGTACGCCGGACTCTCCGTCTCGTCCTGGTGGCTGCTGACCCGGCGACTCACCCGCCGCCCGGCTGCGGAACCGGCCGGGGCGCTCCCACAGCCCGCCCCGTTGACCCGGGTGTGA